A region of the Primulina huaijiensis isolate GDHJ02 unplaced genomic scaffold, ASM1229523v2 scaffold29509, whole genome shotgun sequence genome:
ACAAGTacgtcaaataaattatgaacggtggagatcggctTCGGATTTGTTTTGACCTGCTAATGTACGAAAACCGTAGGTATGCTGTTTCTCGCCTAAAATTTGAGCAGTTTTCTTACGAAGGctataaataaaaaactaaCCGTCGGATTTTACCaaaatttggatatgttatttgaaacatatggaagcacattctgaacggtggagatcggattccGACTACCTGAGAGAGAGAAACAAATTTTTGAACTTGGACAGAATTTTGatgactcgtgcagaatttttggagaggaatttcgaaaataatggAGAGAACTTGAAAATTGaggtgtaaattctgaatgaGAGCTTCAATTATTTATAGGGAGGTGACTGCTATCCTGATAGTGTATTATCTTCGCGTTTTGAATTTCGAATCAAACTTGAATATAAGATAATTATCATATCTTATCTATTACATtattcttatccaaatatttaaatcatctCAAATCTTATAACTCTATCTGTTATAATATTTATCcaggtatatcaaatcttagatctTTATCTGGTAAAAATCTACATCATCTCAAATCTTAGATCTCTATCTGGTATAATCTTTCCAACTTTGattttatatctaaaaaatttaCCTGCTTATATCCAAAAATTTCTTATTCAATTTCTTAGATCATGGTCTATTTATTTATcccaagttcaaaatatatacacaatattatcttaaatcttgAGCTCAAAAATATTGTACATGATATAATTATCCACACAACTTTAGATAATCTTGCAATCTTACATCTtaaataatgagatagataccCAAAGATTGAATAATCCTAGCatatttaaattacaaaaatattatcacgattgaaaaatcttggattttacaatatatatattttaatactgTTAATTAAGGTTGAGAGCTCAACAAACAAtgaaaaaatttctttaaaaaaagttagaaaattgtttgaaaatttttatatgCACATTAACGCACCGACAGagtcatgaaaattattaattagaaCATGCATGAGGTATGAACAGAACTACCgaataattattttagtaaTTAAGTAAAATAATAAAGTTATATATAATAATGTAGTAATAATAGTTATAATATGAAGGTGGATTTGCACCTAACCACTTAATCTTCATATTATAAACTCCACTTTTTCTCATCTATTCTTACGTTTTCTcaacatatataatttatttaaatcatatgCAAAATGCATGATATAATGTAATGGATAAAGTTGACGAGTAAGAATTGGAAAGTAAGAGTCAACCACATCTATAGAGAACAAAATAAGGCTGCCTTGAAATACGAAAGAGGTTACAAAATCATATGGAATCCTCCCACAGGTTTACAAGACATCATCGACAAAGACAAGATGAGAATTGGCTCTTGTAGAAGAGTAATATTATGTTAGATGTTTATTGTGGGTGTCCCCTtccttgtaaaaaaaaaaaagttgacgagtaagaagtttttttttttgaaatatggaTTAATATAATATGCGCATGAATTAATAGTGAAACCGATGACTTTGACTTGAAATATTGCAGTGTAAGAAAAGTCTTTAGCAGCCTTGGAAGATATCCCGTGTTGCTGTCCGAATTTATGTTGTTGGCTTTATATGAATTTTaccaaattaataattaagtacGACGTTTCTTTATACGTATTGGATTGTTACATCATCATGCACGAATGCTCCTAATTGAAATCggtaaaattcataattaagtACGACGTTTCTTTATACGTATTGGATTGTTACATCATCATGCACGAATGCTCCTAATTGAAATCGGGTATTCCGATCTAATATATTTTACGGGGTTTTGTTTATGTTACTCACATGTACAGATAGTGTCTTTATCAACTCAATACATGACACATGTGCTAATTGGATAAACCATGTTGACTTATTCAACCGTGATGTATATATACGTGATCATGATTTATAACTCAACAGATATCAAACACGACCCCATATGGGTAACATACAAATGATGAAtggattaattataattaactGAATTATAATTAATACATCAAAGAACATGGCCAGATAAAGGTAACCTACTGCCAAAAGATTAAATGTATATTATATTGAGGCTGCTAAGAGCtggaataatatataattttggaataattgCAAGTTTTAACCTTTGAAATCTAAGCCAACACTTGATTGCCTTCACCTAACCTCGATGCAACTTTTTATAAAGCAAATTACAGTTTTCTACGAAAAGTAAATTAATGCTAGAATAAAATATGGCGagcacattaattaattaatacaatatttatgagaataaagcttcttttttttcctttgtctTTAAATCAATAGAAAAATATTCGAATTTAactgaattatatattttttattttatcattaaaaatTGCAGTATAaccctaattaatttttttaattataattttacccatatttaaatataaattaaaatatttataaaaaaaagttttacaaACACGTCTATCCGTCGGTCCAGTGaaatatataaacaatgtatattGGGGAATCATGTCCACTCGATAGCCTAGCTATATAGCCTtcgattaattattattattatatgctaaattTTCCGGACCACCCCACCTGTCTCCCTTATATCACATGTTtgtctcctttttttttttttttaggtacGATGGCTTTTGTTTTCaccattatatttttatttgaaaaaaatttgtatgagatggtctcaaatatcttattttgtgagacagatctcttttTTGAATCAccaataaaaaagtattactttttatgctaagagtattattttttattgtgaatatcagtagggtttacccgtctcacagattaatatccgtgagacggtctcacatgagacctagctactctttttatttttatatttgtcaTTCATGGTTGGTCACGTTTtagatattttgaaataaaaagtgaacagacggcagccatggttgatcaatatataattatcaagtaccatatatatatatatccttatAAAAACTAAATCATTAACACCAACTTGAAGAACAAAGTAACTCGATcgaaaataaacatacatttactccgaaaaagatttttttttttggaaatgagGATCTTTCTCTTGTATTTCAATGTCgtcattcttcttcttctttgtaGCATACGACAGGGCGATGCATTGGTTCGTCGTTACAAGTTCAAGGTAATTAGAAGTTGTTAAATTTCGACGAGATTAATCTTCATgatcaagaaaatatatatgtttttgaaGCTAATCAAGTGCGAATTCTTGAAAATGTACGTGATTTGCAGCTTCAAGACGCATCGTACTCCCGGCTTTGCAGCAACAAGACCATTTTGACAATAAATGGACAATTTCCAGGGCCAACCATTTATGCAAGAAAAGGAGATTTAGTCATTGTTGACGTGTATAATCGAGCTAATCATAATATAACAATTCACTGGtatgaaattaaataactaATTCCACTGATTTTATACTTATGTCTGTCTATATACACTACACTAATTGCTCGATCGTGATAcagataataaattaaaatgattacatattattttaattgtctCAGGCATGGGGTGAAAATGCCAAGATATCCCTGGTCGGATGGTCCAGAGTATGTGACTCAATGTCCTATTACTCCAGGCACAGGGTTCAGGCAAAACGTCGTGCTTTCTGACGAGGAAGGTACTCTATGGTGGCACGCACACAGTGAGTGGTCACGTGCGACAGTATACGGTGCACTCGTGATATTACCAAAGAAGGCAGACCAATATCCGTTCCCAAAGCCTTATGCTGAAGTCCCCATTTTACTAGGCACGTTCGGAATTATAATctcttaaatatttataatttttcgtGCTTTTCGGTGTTTTTATCGGTTGCGAGTGATCACTGAACGTCTTAAGATTGTGGATACGTACAGGAGACTGGTGGAAGAGTGATGTGCAAGAAGTTATGGAGGAATTCCTACGAACCGGAGGCGACCCAAATGTATCCGATGCATTCCTTATAAACGGACAGCCTGGCGACCTATACCCGTGCTCAAGACAAGGTTTGTGCTTCAATAACCGCATACATTGtcttaaaaatttaatgtaTAGAACAATTAACTATAATGTTTATGTAAATGTAGATACCTTCAAGATGAAAGTGGAATACGGCAAAACATATTTAGTACGTCTGATAAACGCTGTAATGAACAACATCATGTTCTTCAAAATCGCAAACCATAATATCACGGTTGTCGGATCGGATGCAAGCTATACAAAGCCGATAAACAGCGATTACATCACAATCTCCCCGGGCCAAACCATTGATTTCTTGCTACATGCCAATCAAAAACCTAGTCACTATTACATGGCCTCTCGAGTTTACGCTAGCGCCGGATTTTACGACAACACCACCACAACCGGAATCATAGAATACGTCGGAAATTACACCCCACCACCGACACCGTTGCTTCCGACGTTTTTCCAGTTCAACGACACATCTGCATCCGTTAATTTTACGAGGCAGCTGAGAAGTTTAGCTAATAAAAAGTACCCTGTCGATGTCCCTTTAAATGTCACGGATACACTGTTCTTTACTATTTCGATCAATACAAGATCTTGCCCGAATGATTCGTGTGCCGGGCCGAACGGGGGTCGGTTCTTGGCAAGTGTGAATAACGTAACCTTGGTTTTGCCGAAAATTGACATCCTTCAAGCTTATTACGAGCGTATCAGTGGCATCTACGAGACTGACTTTCCTGATAATCCACCTTTCCCGTATAATTACACGCAACAGTTTGTGCCTCAACTCTTGTGGACGCCTGAAAATGGAACAGACGTAAATATTCTTGAATATGATTCCGTTGTGGAGCTTGTCTTTCAAGGAACAAACACAGTTTCGGGTGTCGATCACCCGATGCACTTACATGGACACAGTTTTTACGTGGTTGGCTCGGGATTGGGGAACTTTAACAAAAGCACCGATCCTTTGAATTATAATCTCGTGGACCCTCCATTGATGGAAACCATCGCGGTTCCGGTGAACGGGTGGACGGCGATACGATTCAGGGCAAACAATCCAGGTACACATATTTACATATGCATACATGGTAttgtatatacatacatacatacatactatTTATTTGTCCTAAAATATGCTTGACTAATACATAAACATTGCAGGAGTTTGGTTCATGCATTGCCATTTCGAACGGCATGTTAGCTGGGGAATGGGGATGACATTCATTGTTAAAAATGGTAAAGGCCCAAATGAGAAAATGCTGCCACCACCTCTCGATATGCCCAAGTGTTGATCATCATCGATCGACATGGATGAAACTGAGAAATTCTGTAGCTGCGGAATGATATATTATAGATTCCAGCTTGTATTCTAGATATTTGAGAATAttgtattttgatatattttttttagttttggtATTCGAGTTTgtgtggatttttttttttttttgggagttTTTCAAGATTTCACCCCGTCAATTAAATGTGATATAAATGCGAAGAAATAATAAAAGAGCTTTTGCTTCTATTATATTCTGTTCTCGTAAATATTTTAGGACAAGTAATTTTCCAAGATATGTTGAATATGAATCGATCGAATTCCCCAGAAAATTGAAGTTGCAGTCAGGGCCAGACTCATATAAGAACGGGTCATGGCCCCCTCTTTTTCCGTGAAATTACTAATATCTccttattaatttaattaataaaataaataatattttacacaGAACATGTCCACCAAACAAACATTATAGAAACCCACAAAATCCTTTTCCCTTAAATCCTTTTCACCAatcttctcaaaaaaaaaataaaaaaaatcatcatccGTTAGCTCTTGACAAGAACATAACAAGCATTTATATTCttcatataaattatatttttgtgattttatatgaaTTGTGTCCTAAACAAAATTCCAGGATACCCTCGGTCGCAGCCACGATCGAAATCCAATTTCTATGGCTGGGCCATATAGGAGGAACACAAATACAGTGTTTGACTGTACAATATTTTGTCAATTGTTTCCAAGAAGCCGCCACTCTTAGCTGTACAGGATATAAATTAAAGCTGTGAAATGCCCCCACACATAAcactccttttcttttctttttgtttttaattccTGCTTAGTTTGGTGTTTTTATGGTTTACTAGGTTgtgaaaatacatttcaatTGTCAAtaattattgttaaaaaaatagatCGGAAGAGattaatttacataaaattatatattaatgattttcattttattttagtcaATAGAAAATGAGTAATGCTATATGTACAACcaaatttgtacaataattcttacaaaacaaaaaaatcaatacaaaaattttatttatcaaaatctcatgataaattaaatataaaatctcattagacaataacaaaatctcacgatataatttttgtaaatatcGCAGTACGATATATTGGTTGTTCTTTTAACATTATCCGTAGGAAAttcaatgtaatataatttgtacaacaagtattataaaatgagtgcaaaagatatttgtttaaaaattttatgtgttataaATCTAAGGTTATTCTTTAACGGAAGGATTTCAAtacattcaaatgtatttttgttatttagtgaagtaacatcgtaaacttcaaatccactaatttcatgtatatatagtagtatttcatgttaattatgatatatttcaagTCCACCCAATAAtgatataatttgaaattcattatactttatataaataataatatgtgaaTAAGTCTTGTGTAGATTCAATATTTGATCTATtgttttattgttaacaataaaataataaaatatagtattgatatcataataataattaaattaaatttgagagaagaaaaaattataatatatagcGTTGACCACTTATTTTACCATGTGtttttgatttatgaaaattaaaaatacaatatagataatatattttaaattttaaattatgaaaattaaaaatacaatatagataatatattttaaattttaaattaaattattgcgTCAACtgttttcttcttttatattttcaatttttattgctttcacgatttttttttgtcatcagctttttcttctttgtgTAAAAAACAATATTCTCATCATTTTCATTAGCAAATCTTATGGTGCTGTCGACATCAATCATTTGCAGTCTCATATctgtattttttaattcttttgttggacaacttttttttaataataattttgatgctGAAAATCTTTCTgtgcaataatttaattatcctcAATATTCATTCTTGTGTTGTTATCGTCTTCTATtacttatatttcaatattgttacAATTGAGACAATCGATGatcgtcttttttctttttaatttcttgttgttcgAAATCTACTGATATCTTTTTTCACTTAATGTTTCgttattgaaattttttcttgtattttgaatgtgttcaattataaattatttaaatcattttctcCATTTTGAGAAGAAATGTATATTCTTATCTATTTGATGCTTCTACAGGTCTCCacacaaattaagttttttttggaaattttttttttcgtttaatCTACAAGCAtataaaaccaaagaattttgttaTTTCAGTCTTCTACaaattatgtttcttttttgtaaaaaaaaatcttttaacttaatctacaagcaaataaaaccaatgaattttgGTTATTTCATCTTCTAGACaactgaaaaatatgatttaattaatatgatattattttataaaaaattgttCAACTTTTAGTGATATAATAGATTTAtgcaatatattatttgaatacaaaaattcaaaattatgatcaacatatttttttttatatttcatactatattattggaagtattaaatttttatatattaatttttttcttctgaAACTTCTCACATATATAAACTCATTCAAAAGATCatagatttacaaaataaaacaaatcatattcaatttaatattttgtgaaaaatatatgttcacttcatctaaaagcaaataaaaaccaaataattttgaccTTTCTTATTATCAATCATAAGCAGAAATATTGAGTAATGCTaatgaataatataaatttttgtaaagatttatttataataattttaaaattttaccttcaaagatatgtcatttcagattacaTAAGCTATAATCGATTTGTTtatatccatattttatatataaaaaaatacattttcgtCAATTGCAAGATCATCAAATAAGTAATTGTTATAGTTTCTGACCTTTACAAAGACgaaaaatagttaaaattagTAAAACTATATGTATTCAAccatatattgttaaattttaaaaataaactaaggctttgaaaaaaattagttggatttttttataaagaaatatagatagaataaatactCACGAAATATTTATAAGGTCATTTTTCTTCTATATTCGATAATGCTTCGTATCATTTTTGTGAGATGTAATTAACCGTGGAACCTTTTTCATGACACCAACCCACATGATTTAGTTATTTgacatcattattttaattcttcgttttaaattaaataatcttaatTCATGTAATATAAAGGATATTTAACATCATGCCCTTAcacaaattatgttttttttttttggtgaaaaaaattcactatattttcaaccaaataaaacaaaagaactttggtatttcaatattttacaaactaattgttttgggaaaaaattattttcatttcatctataaacaaataaaaccaatgaatttttgtatttcaatattctcaaattaatattttgtggaaaaaaatatgttcaattcatctacaagaaaataaaaaccaaataattttggaGTTTCAGTCTTCTTGACAACTTGATCATTACCTAACATACATAGATTGACAATTTTGACATCattataataattgattttacaaaaacattctcaccaaattaaatataaacttcttgcatagataaaatcattcaaaagattataaatctacaaaataaaataaatcacattcaaacaaatatttttgtgaaaaatatttgttcacttcatctacaagtaaataaaaaccaaataattttgacattgtCTATGGAGAAGTAGTGAGTAAtgctaatgaataatttttataaaaatttatatatcataattttaaaaatttacattcaaagatatatcttttaagtttacaaaaagctgtaaatgttttgtcaacatatatatatctctTATAAAAATACTCATTCGTTAATTGCAAGAATatctcataaaaaataattgttatagtttatagcctttaaaaaagaaaaaaatagataaaattaatacaaatatatttatgcaatcttatatcgttaaattgTAGTAATAAATCAaggttttgaaaaatattagtcgactttatttttttgataaagaaatatagatagaataaatactcactaaatatttattaggattatctatatttatatataataattcttGTATCATTTTGTAAATGCAATTAAATGTCGAACTTTCTTCATTACACCAACCTTGGTAAAACAACAagaaaattagtttaattatttggcttcattagtttaattattcgtcttaaaataattaatcttacttaatgtaaaataaaagatatttaacatcatatccttatacaaattaagttttttgtgaaaaaaatattttcactttatttacaagcaattaaaaccaaagaattttggtattttaatcttctacaaattaacttttttgtgaaaaaaatattcaaattaagtttttttgttaaaaattcttctcacttcatctataagcaaataaaatcaatatattttggtatttcaatcttttcaaattaatattttttgtgaaaaaagtttgttcaattcatctacaagaaaataaaaatcaaataattttagagtttCATCTTTCTTGGCATGCAACTTGATAATTATCTAGCATAAATGTAATTTGACAATTTTGTCTTGATTAtaataactgattttacaaaaatatcatcacTAATTTCTCCTGTATGTACAAACTAAGGACAAAGTTGACAATACACAATAGAAAAACTTTGACCTTGGTTCAcacttttatatataaaataatataataatatgtatAGATTTGACATTGGTTCACacttttataatatgtatagatTATGATCAGGAAAACTTTACATCTAttaattcttatatatatatatatatatatggaaatTAATTGACTGATCCATTAACCATTTCATGATTTTGAATCTACTAGCTCGCAATTTAACTTGGTTTATCCTAAGTCAACAccaataattgatgaaatattttaatacaattttTTGGTCCCCTCaagttttctttatatatatatatatacctgtggataaaaaatagttaaaaacAGACTCAAGGTTCGAAAGAGATTGATTCTCCTAAaatatgagagaaaatattcTCTTGTAAGCAAGTGTTTCTAATTGGTGCAAAAACAAAGGTGGTGACTTACAAGTTATCACTTATTCAAGAGAAATATAATGCACGAAAGGATAATCTTTTATTCATCACAACATTTTATATTACAATTGATTTTCagacaaaacataaataaaatgaataagCAACCAGAAACATTGGAGTTTGAATGATTTCAAAAGTTTCCCTTATGTGCACTTAGGCATATCATCAGGTGGTGGAGCCATCCGAGCATTTCTGCCTTTCCCGTTTTTAGTTATGAATGTCATTCCCATTCCCCAGCTTACATGCCTCTCAAAATGGCAGTGCATGAACCAAACTCCtgcaattattatatataaatatatatatatatatacctcaAAACTGAAATAGACAATCTAATGTTGTGATATAAATTAGGGAAAACGATTTTTTAGCCAATTCAGTTGTCCAATTTTAGATTTTGGTCAATtaagtttttaagttttagAACAATAACTTTTAGTTTTAGGTTATTTGGTCCAATATAATTGCTATCATTTTTCGATGTTACATCAGCAATTTGATCAAAATAATCGAAAATTAAGATTTAGTACCCCAAAAccaaactttaaaatttaatggACCACGGCAAAAAAATGGAAAGTTAATATAATGGAccaaaaaattagttttcatgTAAATTAAATACACTCTCAATAGTACCTGGATTATTTGCCTTGAATCGTATGGTGGTCCAACCGTTCCTTGGAACGGCAATTGTCTCCATTAAAGGAGGGTCTTTGAGGTTGTACCTCCGAGGATCTTTTTTTGGGTCAAAGTTTCCTATATCGGACCCGACAACATAGAAACTATGCCCATGTAAGTGCATCGGATGATCAATCCCACCGACAATATTAGTCCCTTGGAACACAAGTTCCACATCAGTATTATATTCAAGAATAAGCACACGAGTTCCATTTTGAGGATCCTCTAGATTAGGGGTAATAGGTCCTGTATAATTGAACTTATACAGCGGGGAATCAGGGAAGTCTGGTGTGTAAACTCTTGGTATATTGTAGTAATAAGCGTCAAGAATCGATATGCTCGGCAGCAACAACGTTATATTATTCACACTCGCCAAAAGTCGGTCTCCATCCGGCCCGACGCAGTTGCTGCAATTACGTTTATTCACCGAAAGGGTAAAGAATAAAGTTTTATCGACCTCTAAAGGAACATCAACGGGGTGTTTCTTATCGGCCAAGCTTCTGAGCTGATTTGTGAATTTCACCGACGCACTAGTGTCGTTGAAGTCGAAAAACTTTGGAACGACCATATTCGTCGGCGGGGGGTAGTTTCCGGCATATTCTATGATTCCTGTGGTGGTGCTATTGTCAAAAATTCCAGAGCTGGCGTACACTCGGGCAGCCATGTAATAGTGACTAGGTTTTTGATTGGCATGTAGCAAGAAATCTATGGTTTGGCCAGGAGAGATGGCGATGTAATCACTGTTTAAGTGCTTTGTGTAGCTTGCGTCTGATCCGACGACTGTGATATTATGGTTTGCAATTTTGAAGAACATGATGTTGTTCATTATTGAATTCACCAGACGGAACAAGTAAGTTTTGCCGAATTCCACCGTCACCCTGAATGTATCTGCATATATTTACGTGGAACATTATAAGTGATTGAGTAATTCTGTGTATGTACTTTAATGTTTACAAATCCacttatttgtttaattttaagaTCACCATCACAATGATGGAGTCAATC
Encoded here:
- the LOC140967882 gene encoding laccase-15-like; this encodes MRIFLLYFNVVILLLLCSIRQGDALVRRYKFKLQDASYSRLCSNKTILTINGQFPGPTIYARKGDLVIVDVYNRANHNITIHWHGVKMPRYPWSDGPEYVTQCPITPGTGFRQNVVLSDEEGTLWWHAHSEWSRATVYGALVILPKKADQYPFPKPYAEVPILLGDWWKSDVQEVMEEFLRTGGDPNVSDAFLINGQPGDLYPCSRQDTFKMKVEYGKTYLVRLINAVMNNIMFFKIANHNITVVGSDASYTKPINSDYITISPGQTIDFLLHANQKPSHYYMASRVYASAGFYDNTTTTGIIEYVGNYTPPPTPLLPTFFQFNDTSASVNFTRQLRSLANKKYPVDVPLNVTDTLFFTISINTRSCPNDSCAGPNGGRFLASVNNVTLVLPKIDILQAYYERISGIYETDFPDNPPFPYNYTQQFVPQLLWTPENGTDVNILEYDSVVELVFQGTNTVSGVDHPMHLHGHSFYVVGSGLGNFNKSTDPLNYNLVDPPLMETIAVPVNGWTAIRFRANNPGVWFMHCHFERHVSWGMGMTFIVKNGKGPNEKMLPPPLDMPKC
- the LOC140967884 gene encoding laccase-14-like; protein product: MKVFVWPLVSVVLLCSVLASDAAIVNYRFVLQDKEYTKLCENITILTINGQSPGPAIYARKGDLVIVDLINRANHNITIHWHGVKMPRYPWWDGPEYVAQCPIKPGQRFKYNIVLSDEEGTLWWHAHNDWSRATVYGALIILPEEGDSYPFPKPAEEFPVIIGEWWKADVQKVMEEFLANGGDPNNSDAFLLNGQPGDLYPCSKQDTFRVTVEFGKTYLFRLVNSIMNNIMFFKIANHNITVVGSDASYTKHLNSDYIAISPGQTIDFLLHANQKPSHYYMAARVYASSGIFDNSTTTGIIEYAGNYPPPTNMVVPKFFDFNDTSASVKFTNQLRSLADKKHPVDVPLEVDKTLFFTLSVNKRNCSNCVGPDGDRLLASVNNITLLLPSISILDAYYYNIPRVYTPDFPDSPLYKFNYTGPITPNLEDPQNGTRVLILEYNTDVELVFQGTNIVGGIDHPMHLHGHSFYVVGSDIGNFDPKKDPRRYNLKDPPLMETIAVPRNGWTTIRFKANNPGVWFMHCHFERHVSWGMGMTFITKNGKGRNARMAPPPDDMPKCT